A section of the Rhizobium sp. SSA_523 genome encodes:
- a CDS encoding bifunctional diguanylate cyclase/phosphodiesterase, giving the protein MISAGQPLPQVSEHELKALAYRDPLTGLGNRHRMREKVMAVAAERSDDPAPFTIGIANLDGFKPINDLFGSRAGDEILCQVAHRLKACIPDGATVTRHDGDEFAFLLPLVFEKHGAERLGQMIKDVLSAPYDLGDRNVRLSASFGFAVYPFAGEDFDELLTSAETALYRSKRRGRGQITVYSREIAQEMKRSTQLEQALRNAIIADSVDVHFQPIVRIRDSVVVGFEALARWIDPDLGFVSPAVFVPLAEERGFIDALSDTLLRKAAEAALSWPRELFLSFNLSSAQLMDPGTAPSILGTLGRVGLDPKRLELEITETAVMTSADTAQRIITELREAGVRISLDDFGTGQSSLGRLRDFTFDKVKIDRAFVSRITTDRASEHIVKAIIAMCDGLDLLVVAEGIEEKADADKLKALGCAMGQGYFYGKPVDSAATLDYLQRHYRDFAAVERQRA; this is encoded by the coding sequence AGCGAGCACGAATTGAAGGCCCTGGCCTATCGTGATCCGCTGACCGGGCTTGGAAACCGGCATCGCATGCGCGAAAAGGTCATGGCCGTCGCGGCCGAGCGATCGGACGATCCTGCGCCCTTCACCATCGGCATCGCCAATCTGGACGGCTTCAAGCCGATCAACGACCTGTTCGGGTCGCGCGCCGGCGACGAGATCCTGTGCCAGGTCGCCCACCGCCTGAAGGCCTGCATTCCCGATGGCGCGACCGTCACGCGCCATGACGGCGACGAATTTGCCTTCCTCCTGCCGCTCGTCTTCGAAAAACACGGGGCCGAGCGCCTGGGCCAGATGATCAAGGACGTGCTTTCCGCGCCCTATGATCTCGGCGATCGCAATGTCCGGCTGTCCGCCTCCTTCGGCTTTGCCGTCTATCCCTTTGCGGGCGAGGATTTCGACGAGTTGCTGACCAGTGCCGAAACCGCGCTTTACCGCTCCAAGCGGCGCGGACGCGGGCAGATCACCGTCTATTCGCGCGAGATCGCCCAGGAAATGAAGCGCTCCACGCAATTGGAGCAGGCGCTGCGCAATGCCATCATCGCCGATTCCGTCGACGTCCATTTTCAGCCCATCGTCCGCATTCGCGATAGCGTGGTGGTCGGCTTCGAAGCGCTGGCGCGCTGGATCGATCCGGATCTCGGCTTCGTCTCGCCGGCCGTCTTCGTGCCGCTTGCCGAGGAACGCGGCTTCATCGACGCGCTATCGGATACGCTGCTGCGCAAGGCGGCGGAGGCGGCCCTGTCCTGGCCGCGCGAACTCTTCTTGTCCTTCAACCTGTCTTCGGCGCAATTGATGGATCCCGGCACCGCACCCTCCATCCTCGGAACGCTCGGACGGGTGGGGTTGGATCCGAAACGGCTGGAGCTGGAAATCACCGAAACGGCGGTGATGACCTCCGCCGATACCGCCCAGCGGATCATCACCGAATTGCGGGAGGCGGGTGTGCGCATTTCGCTCGACGATTTCGGCACCGGCCAGTCGAGCCTCGGGCGCCTGCGCGATTTCACCTTCGACAAGGTGAAGATCGACCGCGCCTTCGTCTCGCGCATCACGACCGATCGCGCCTCGGAGCATATCGTCAAGGCGATCATTGCCATGTGCGACGGTCTGGATCTCCTCGTCGTGGCGGAGGGGATCGAGGAAAAGGCCGATGCCGACAAGTTGAAGGCGCTCGGCTGCGCCATGGGGCAGGGCTATTTCTACGGCAAGCCGGTCGACAGTGCGGCCACGCTCGACTATCTCCAGCGCCATTACCGCGATTTCGCCGCCGTGGAACGCCAGCGCGCCTGA